A window from Actinomycetospora corticicola encodes these proteins:
- a CDS encoding DUF2520 domain-containing protein has product MSASGSDAGPRPARLDVGVVSAGRVGAVMGAALAGAGHTVVAASAVSRASRARAEALLPGAEILPPDEVVRRSDLALLAVPDDVLPGLVRGLAASECLRPGQILVHTCGSHGVGVLGPAAEHDVLPIALHPAMTITGRPEDVTRLAGACVGVTAHDGPSEDAEAAWLVGEALVVEIGAEPVRIPEAMRPLYHAALAHGANHLITLVREAADLLRDAGIEPAERVLAPLLSAALDNALRLGDRALTGPVARGDAGTVATHLRHLDARAPESAELYRALARRTAERAHSGGLIGDDEFTAVIDTFERHTP; this is encoded by the coding sequence GTGAGCGCCTCCGGCAGCGACGCCGGGCCCAGGCCCGCACGTCTCGACGTCGGCGTGGTCTCCGCCGGGCGGGTCGGCGCCGTGATGGGTGCCGCGCTGGCGGGCGCCGGTCACACGGTCGTCGCCGCGTCCGCCGTGTCGCGCGCCTCCCGGGCCCGCGCCGAGGCCCTGCTGCCCGGCGCCGAGATCCTCCCGCCGGACGAGGTCGTGCGCCGCTCGGACCTGGCCCTGCTCGCCGTGCCCGACGACGTCCTGCCCGGCCTCGTGCGCGGGCTCGCCGCCTCGGAGTGCCTGCGGCCCGGCCAGATCCTCGTGCACACCTGCGGCTCCCACGGCGTCGGCGTACTCGGCCCGGCCGCGGAGCACGACGTGCTGCCGATCGCCCTGCACCCGGCCATGACGATCACCGGCCGCCCGGAGGACGTCACCCGGCTCGCGGGCGCGTGCGTCGGGGTCACCGCGCACGACGGGCCGAGCGAGGACGCCGAGGCGGCCTGGCTCGTCGGCGAGGCGCTCGTCGTCGAGATCGGGGCGGAGCCCGTGCGCATCCCCGAGGCGATGCGCCCGCTCTACCACGCGGCCCTCGCCCACGGCGCGAACCACCTGATCACGCTGGTCCGGGAGGCCGCGGACCTGTTGCGCGACGCGGGGATCGAGCCGGCCGAGCGGGTGCTCGCGCCGCTGCTGTCGGCCGCGCTCGACAACGCCCTGCGTCTCGGCGACCGCGCCCTCACCGGGCCTGTCGCGCGCGGCGACGCGGGCACCGTCGCCACCCACCTGCGCCACCTCGACGCACGGGCGCCGGAGTCGGCCGAGCTCTACCGCGCCCTCGCCCGCCGCACCGCCGAGCGCGCCCACTCCGGCGGGCTCATCGGCGACGACGAGTTCACCGCCGTCATCGACACCTTCGAGAGGCACACGCCGTGA